One window from the genome of Candoia aspera isolate rCanAsp1 chromosome 15, rCanAsp1.hap2, whole genome shotgun sequence encodes:
- the GP1BB gene encoding platelet glycoprotein Ib beta chain, translated as MNPLYCFFSLSLLPLVTPDCPQPCRCAAHTIDCMSTDLTDDVIPLSFAASTTKLYLNNNYLTFIPKGLFDNLHNLQAVYLRGNPWECTCNILYLRSWLQWQKNRTLYRDVVCSSPAHLQGRIITYLSEDEIISTCQSWYCGVALVAQICLFVFILVQAILLLLIVFYICRFQRVAKEAKRARAEFYENVDPWESTSKNSID; from the coding sequence ATGAATCCCCTCTACTGCTTCTTCAGCCTCAGCTTGCTCCCTCTTGTCACCCCAGACTGCCCCCAGCCCTGCCGTTGTGCTGCCCACACCATTGACTGCATGTCAACAGATCTCACGGACGACGTGATCCCCCTCTCCTTTGCGGCCTCAACGACCAAGCTCTATCTCAACAACAACTATCTCACTTTCATTCCCAAAGGTCTTTTTGACAATTTGCACAATCTTCAGGCTGTGTATCTGCGGGGGAATCCTTGGGAATGTACCTGCAACATTCTCTATCTGCGCTCCTGGCTACAATGGCAAAAGAACCGGACTCTATATCGTGACGTGGTGTGTTCATCCCCTGCCCATCTTCAAGGCCGGATTATAACCTACCTGTCAGAAGATGAGATCATTTCCACCTGCCAGTCCTGGTACTGTGGTGTGGCTCTGGTGGCACAGATCTGCCTCTTTGTCTTCATCCTGGTGCAGGCCATCTTGCTACTTCTGATTGTCTTCTACATCTGCAGGTTCCAGCGGGTAGCCAAGGAAGCCAAGAGGGCAAGGGCAGAGTTCTATGAGAATGTGGATCCATGGGAAAGCACTAGTAAGAACAGTATCGACTGA